Proteins encoded by one window of Cheilinus undulatus linkage group 13, ASM1832078v1, whole genome shotgun sequence:
- the LOC121520101 gene encoding NACHT, LRR and PYD domains-containing protein 12-like — protein sequence MEEQSPDSPEPSCVSMKSDRSKGGFINFKQSADGSIRMEEQSPDSPEPSCVSMKSDRSNGHSSSFKRSADGRGQLETSEFFNDQSKRHKTELDSIFMLLEENIITFVKKELKRFQKALSQENPERHSEDEEVLVGEDEEQRSSREAFVKITENFLRRMKQYELADCLRNRTPASVCQHKLKSNLKEKFQCVFEAMAKAGNPTLLNQIYTELYITEGGTGEVNHEHEVRQMETTSRKAHRAETSIRQEDIFKAPPGRDEPIRRVMTKGVAGIGKTVLTQKFSLDWAEGKANQDIQFTFPFTFRELNVLKEKKFSLVELLHHFFTETKEAGLCRFEDFQVVFIFDGLDECRLPLDFNKTKILTDVTKSTSVDVLLTNLIRGNLLPSARLWITTRPAAANQIPPGCVDMVTEIRGFTDPQKEEYFRKRFRDEEQASRIISHVKTSRSLHIMCHIPVFCWITATVLEDLLKTREGGELPKTLTEMFIYFLVVQSKVKSIKYDGGAETDPHWSPDSRKMMESLGKLAFEQLQKGNLIFYEPDLTECGIDMRAASVYSGVFTQVFREERGLYQDTVFCFIHLSVQEFLAALHVHQTFINSGVNLMEEEQTASRSTMTQLYQSAVDQALLSPNGHLDLFLRFLLGLSLTTNQNLLRGLLTQTGSDSETRQETVQYIQTKINEDLSAEKSINLFHCLNELNDRSLVEQIQQYLRSGRLSTDELSPAQWSALVFILLSSEKDLDVFDLKKYSASEEALLRLLPVVKASNKALLSVCNLSERSCGALSSVLSSSSLRDLDLSNNDLQDSGVMLLSSGLESPHLRLDSLSLSGCLVTEEGCSSLASALSSSCLTKLDLSYNHPGEGGEKLLSALQKDPHCRLETLRLDHGGRHRLKPGLKKYACELEVDTNTVNRRLKLSDNNKTVTLVDVDQPYPDHPDRFNWDQLLCRTGLTGRCYWEVEWRGGVCVSVSYRGIRRRGYWTECVFGWNDQSWSLICSYGGYRVFHNNIVTDISSSSTSSSGRVGVYLDHPAGSLSFYDVFSDRLIHLHTFNTTFTEPLYPGFGFWLDPGSVSLCSL from the exons tatcAGGATGGAGGAGCAGAGTCCAGACTCTCCTGAACCCAGCTGTGTGTCCATGAAGAGTGACCGGTCTAATGGTCACTCTAGTTCCTTCAAACGATCTGCAGATGGAAG AGGTCAGCTGGAAACATCAGAGTTCTTCAATGATCAGTCCAAGCGGCATAAAACAGAGCTGGACTCCATATTTATG ctgctggaggagaaCATTATCACCTTTGTGAAGAAGGAACTGAAGAGATTTCAGAAGGCTCTGAGTCAGGAGAACCCAGAACgtcacagtgaggatgaggaggtgtTGGTTGGTGAAGATGAagagcagaggagcagcagagaggctTTTGTGAAGATCACAGAGAACTTCCTGAGGAGAATGAAGCAGTACGAGCTGGCTGACTGTCTGAGGAACA GAACTCCTGCTTCAGTTTGCCAACATAAACTCAAGTCTAACCTGAAGGAGAAGttccagtgtgtgtttgaggcGATGGCTAAAGCAGGAAACCCAACCCTTCTGAATCAGATCTACACAGAGCTCTACATCACCGAGGGAGGGACTGGAGAGGTCAACCATGAACACGAGGTCAGACAGATGGAAACAACATCCAGGAAAGCACACAGAGCAGAAACAAGCATCAGACAAGAAGACATCTTTAAAGCTCCACCTGGAAgagatgaaccaatcagaaGAGTGATGACGAAGGGCGTGGCTGGCATTGGGAAAACAGTCTTAACCCAGAAGTTCAGTCTGGACTGGGCTGAAGGCAAAGCCAACCAGGACATCCAGTTCACATTTCCATTCActttcagagagctgaatgtgctgaaagagaaaaagttcAGCTTGGTGGAGCTCCTTCATCACTTTTTTACTGAAACCAAAGAAGCGGGACTCTGCAGGTTTGAAGACTTCCAGGTGGTGTTCATCTTTGACGGACTGGACGAGTGTCGACTTCCTCTGGACTTCAACAAAACTAAAATCCTAACTGATGTCACAAAGTCCACCTCAGTGGATGTGCTGCTGACAAACCTCATCAGGGGGAACCTGCTTCCATCTGCTCGCCTCTGGATAACCACACGACccgcagcagccaatcagatccctccTGGGTGTGTTGACATGGTGACAGAGATCAGAGGGTTCACTGACCCTCAGAAGGAGGAGTACTTCAGGAAGAGATTCAGAGATGAGGAGCAGGCCAGCAGGATCATCTCCCACGTCAAGACATCCCGAAGCCTCCACATCATGTGCCACATCCCggtcttctgctggatcactgctacagttctggaggatctgctgaagaccagagagggaggagagctgCCCAAGACCCTGACTGAGATGTTCATCTACTTCCTGGTGGTTCAGTCCAAAGTGAAGAGCATCAAGTATGATGGAGGAGCTGAGACTGATCCACATTGGAGTCCAGACAGCAGGAAGATGATGGAGTCTCTGGGAAAACTGGCttttgagcagctgcagaaagggAACCTGATCTTCTATGAACCAGACCTGACAGAGTGTGGCATCGATATGAGAGCAGCCTCGGTGTACTCAGGAGTGTTCACACAGGtcttcagagaggagagaggactgTACCAGGACACGGTGTTCTGCTTCATCCATCTGAgtgttcaggagtttctggCTGCTCTTCATGTCCATCAGACCTTCATCAACTCTGGAGTCAATCTGATGGAAGAAGAACAAACAGCATCCAGATCTACAATGACACAGCTCTACCAGAGTGCTGTGGACCAGGCCTTACTGAGCCCAAATGGACACCTGGACTTGTTCCTCCGCTTCCTCCTGGGTCTGTCACTGACCACCAATCAGAATCTCCTACGAGGTCTGCtgacacaaacaggaagtgactcaGAGACCAGACAGGAAACAGTCCAGTACATCCAGACAAAGATCAATGAGgatctgtctgcagagaagagCATCAATCTGTTCCACTGTCTGAATGAACTGAATGATCGTTCTCTAGTGGAGCAGATCCAACAGTACCTGAGATCAGGACGTCTCTCCACAGATGAACTGTCTCCTGCTCAGTGGTCAGCTCTGGTCTTCATCTTACTGTCATCAGAAAAAGATCTGGACGTGTTTGACCTGAAGAAATACTCTGCTTCAGAGGAGGCTCTTCTGAGGCTGCTGCCAGTGGTCAAAGCCTCCAACAAAGCTCT ACTGAGTGTCTGTAACCtctcagagagaagctgtggaGCTCTGTCCTCAGTCCTCAGCTCCTCCAGTCTCAGAGATCTGGACCTGAGTAACAACgacctgcaggattcaggagtgaTGCTGCTGTCTTCTGGACTGGAGAGTCCACACCTCAGACTGGACTCTCTCAG TCTGTCTGGCTGTTTGGTCACAGAGGAAGgctgttcttctctggcctcagctctgaGCTCCTCCTGTCTGACAAAGCTAGACCTGAGCTACAATCATccaggagaaggaggagagaaacTACTGTCTGCTCTACAGAAGGATCCACACTGCAGACTGGAGACACTGAg GCTGGACCATGGTGGACGGCACAGACTGAAACCAGGTCTAAAGAAGT ACGCCTGTGAGCTGGAAgtggacacaaacacagtgaaCAGAAGACTCAAACTGTCTGACAACAACAAGACGGTGACATTAGTGGATGTGGATCAGCCATATCCTGATCATCCAGACAGATTTAACTGGGATCAGCTGCTGTGTCGAACTGGTCTGACTGGTCGCTGTTACTGGGAGGTTGAGTGGAGAGGAGGGGTTTGTGTATCAGTGAGTTATAGAGGAATCAGACGGAGAGGATACTGGACAGAATGTGTGTTTGGATGGAATGATCAGTCCTGGAGTCTTATCTGCTCTTATGGTGGTTACCGTGTCTTTCACAATAACATAGTAACAgacatctcctcctcctccacttcaTCCTCTGGTAGAGTAGGGGTGTATCTGGACCATCCTGCTGGCTCTCTGTCCTTCTATGATGTCTTCTCTGACAGACTGATCCACCTCCACACCTTCAACACCACATTCACTGAACCGCTCTATCCTGGGTTTGGGTTTTGGTTAGATCCAGGTTCAGTGTCTCTGTGTTCTCTGTAG